The genomic region CAACATCGTCGAGGAAATGTCGATTGCCTCCGGCACGCCGGTGCCGGCGCTGTATGTCATGGACCATGAAACCGGTATCAATGCTTTTGTTGCCGGCCTCAATCAGCAAGACACCGTTTTGGTCGTGACCAAAGGCGCGCTGCAAACGCTGAACCGTCAGGAACTGCAGGGCGTTATCGCCCACGAATACAGCCATATCCTCAATTACGACATGCGCCTGAATGTGCACTTGCTCGGTGTGTTGGCCGGTATTTTGCTGATTGGCCAGCTCGGCGAATTCATCATTCGCCACATCCGATTCTCCGGCCGGCGCAGCAATGACAAGGACAGCGGCGGCGGTGTGCTGGCCATTATTCTGCTCGGCGTCGCGTTGTTGGTGGTCGGTTATCTCGGTTTGTTCTTCGGCCGTTTGATCAAGGCTGGCGTTTCCCGCCAGCGCGAATTTCTGGCCGACGCCTCGGCTGTGCAGTTCACCCGCGACAACAGCGGCATTGCCGGTGCGCTGGCAAAAATCCAGAGCCATAGCGGCCAGTCGCTGCTGATGAATGCCCACGCCGAGGACATGAGCCATATGTGCTTTGGCGAATCGGTGAAAGTGCAGATGTCCGGCATGTTGTCGACTCATCCTCCGCTGCCGGAGCGCATCAAGGCGCTTGGTTTCAGCCCGGAAGTGCTGGTGCGCCAGCAACTGCGCCGGCAGCAGGAACAGGCGGAAGCGGAGGTGAAAGCGGCATCAGTCGCCACGCCGAAAGCCGCCGCACCCGGTTTCAATATGCCCGGTGCTGACGTGCTGGCGCCGGCAGCGATCATGGCGTCGATTGGCACCGTCCAGCCGGAGCAATTGGCTCAGGCCGAAGCGCTGCTGGAAACGATAGCGCTGGATCTGCATCAACTGGCTCATGATCGCCGGCAGGTGGCGATGCTGCTGATCGCGCTGATGCTGCATCGCCAGCCGATCGACAAGACGCTACAGCCATTGCTGGCGAAAACCCTGAATGATGAGCAACGGCAACGGCTGCCGGCCCTCTGCGACGAGGTCAATCAGCTGCAGCCAGAACCGCGTATGGCACTGCTGAACCTGTGCAAGCTGGCCGTGCAGGAACTCGACAAGCTGCAGAAGCAGCAACTGTTGCAAGCTTTGCTCGGTATTGCTCGTCAGGACCAGCAAATCAGTCTGGCCGAGTTCATCCAGTACACGCTGGTCCGGCAATGGGCCTTGCCGAAACAGCACAAGGGGCCGACGTTGAGCCGTTTTACCCAGGTGCAGCAGGCGCTGGTGACGGTGCTCGGTACCTTCGTCTTTTGCTGCGGCGAGCCGGGTCGCAACCCGGAAAAAGTCGAGCAATTCCGCCAGGCGCTGAGCAGCTTTGAATTGGCGGGCGAACAGGCTTTGCCGGAACGCTTCGAGGCGGTGGCTTTCGACGAAGCGCTGGACGTGCTGGACCGACTGTCGCCGCTGCTGAAAAAGCCGCTGCTGGCAACGCTGACTGAACTGACGTTAGCCGATAACCAGGTTTCTGTCGAAGAGCGGGAGTTGCTGCGAGCGATTGCCGAACGACTGAATTGCGCGATGCCGTTGTTGCCTAAGCAAGCCTGACTGCGAACAACTTTGATAGCAATAACAATGGCCTTGACAGGAGTGAATACTTACATCGAAATGGCTTTGGCCAGCCCCTTCACTTAACGACAGACTGGATCCCGCTTGCGGCCATCAGCCGAAGCGACGAAACTAGGCGTCCGCGTAAGCGTGTTCATGGAGCGAGATTCAAAATGAAAATGTTTGTAGCCGTAACGTCGTTGCTGATGGTTTCCGGCGCTGTGTTGGCCGATGCCCAAATCTGCAAAATGGGCGACATGGTGCGCAAGGTCGAAGTCGTGCATGTCGACGGTGACAGCAGCAAACCCTGCGACGTCGAGTACACGAAAGTGACCGAAATGCCGGACGCACCGGCCGCCAAACTCTGGCACTTTGAAGTCAATGTCGATCAGTGCACGGTCAAGGCCGATGAGCTGCTCGCCAAGCTGCAAGGCTGGGGCTGGACCTGCGAAGCCAGCGCTTCGGAGCCGGCCACCACGGCCAGCAACGAGTAAGTCTTGGTATCAAGAAAAAGCGCCGAATTCGGCGCTTTTTTCTTTCAATCGCTTTCCAAATCATCTGGTTCGGCGCGCAGCGCCCGGTCGCGGGTCATCTGCAAGGCCGTCCATAGTGTTTCCCGCTGCGCGGCCAGCCAGTTGGCAACTTCCTGCGCCGTTTCCGGTGGTAGCTGTTTGGCCATTTGCTCCAGGCAGTTCAGGGTCGCGATGTCTTCGACGCCGGCTAGCAAATCTCGGCAGGGGTCGATAAACAAATCCCGCTGGCGGTGTTCGAATAAATCGCCGAACAGCAACGAACTCCACAGCGCCCGGCGCAGCAAGCGCCGCTGCTGGGTGTAGTACTCGAAATCGGCCGCGACTGGCGCTTCACGCCAAATGGTCTGCAAATCGCCCCACTGCCGAATGACCAGCGCCGTTGCCCGTTCCGCTGCTTGTTCCTGCAGTTCCGGCGCCGGCACCGGCGGCAGCAGCAGGAATTCCGCCATATCGAGCGAAAAGCGGGCGTATTCGCGGCTACTCAGCAATTGCTGGGTTTGCTCCATACCGCTGGCGAACAGGCGCTCGTCCGGCAGAATGTCTTCAAATTCTTCATGATGCGGCAGGTAGTGCTCACCCTGGGTCGACAGGATAATGCGGTCGGCGGCGTTCTGAGCCCGAGCGTAGCGTACCCAATGCAGGGTCTTCATCATCCGGGTCAGTTGCCGGGTCCAGCGTTGCACCATCTCAGGTAATGGCAGACCGTTGTAGCAAACCAGAATATGACGCATCAGCCCGACGGCCCGCCGCATTTGTTCGACGGATTGCACCGAAGGCAGGCTCAGAAACTCTTTCTCATAGCGCTGCCAGTGTGACCAGGCGGTGCCAATCGCCTCGGTAAAAATGGTCCAGAGGCTAGCGTCCTCGGCCAGCTCCAGCGGCGCCAGCCTCGATTCCGGCGGCGTATGCCATTCCAGCAGGCGATAACCGCGTTCGGCTTTGCTGCGGTTGTCCGGCACCAGCGGGTGGTGCTCAATCAGGTGCCGGGCCAGCTCGAACATCGGCCCGGCTTCGCCCTGCTTCAGTTCCAGCTCGATTTCGCAAATGGCTTCTTGCTCGTCATCGGTGCTGACCGAGCCGAGGTCCAACGCCAACTCGACTTCAGTGCCCGATACATGCCGCAGGCGGCGGGCGCGACGGAGAAAGTCGGTGCGAAATACCGGCATCAGCAGCTCGGCGCGCACCTGCGCGGCCAGCCAGCCGGCCCATTCCTGGTCCGGAAAACCGCTGGCATCAAGCGCCAGGCTAGTGACCGGATGGTCGAATTCCAGCCGTTGATGCAGGCCGCCGATGGTTTGGCCGGCGGCTTTGATGGTTTGCGTGTAGCGGCCGTTCTCGCCGCGTATGCGCAGGGCGATTCGGCGCGCCAGTAAATCGGCGTCTTCGTTGTCGTAATAGTGATTCTGCAACTGGCTGCTTTGCCAGTCTTCGGTCTGCCAGCCTTCCGGCAAGCGGGTGCTGGCCAGCGTATCGAGGGTGTCCGGGTCGGTGCTGAGCTTCAGTTCGAATTCGACAGTCATGCAACGCAGAGTGTGGCGGCGGAGTGGTCGGCATTGTACCTGCATTCCATTCATTAGACGCGCGCACCGCTGTTACAATGCCGGCCATCTTTTCTTGCCAAGATTGAAGGCGGTTTGACGGTGCACAAAGGGTGGATGGCGATGCTGCTGTGGAGTGCAGCCGGGCTGGCAATGGCTGCCGAAGCAGAGAAAGCGCAGGAAACGTTTTATATCAGCGATCAACTGACGGCGCCGCTGCGTTCCGGTGCCGCCCGTGAACAGAAAATCGTCAACCAACTGAAAGCCGGCGAAGTGGTGACGGTGCTGGAAAAAGCGCCCGGCACCGGTTTCCTGCGGGTGCGCTCAGCGAGTGGTATCGAAGGCTGGATAGAAGCCGAACGGGTGGTCACCGAACCGCCGGCGCTGGTCCGTTTCAACGCGCTGAAACGCGATTTCGATGCGGC from Permianibacter aggregans harbors:
- a CDS encoding M48 family metallopeptidase, with amino-acid sequence MDFFGRQDWARKRTRWLVTLFVLAVIALVLAVNLGCYLAVKVGAPMLLTDYDIQVGGFVSWMLSKAGLVVSLVTVLVIGLGSGINWLRISGGGKDVANLVGARRIAADSKDPDERRLINIVEEMSIASGTPVPALYVMDHETGINAFVAGLNQQDTVLVVTKGALQTLNRQELQGVIAHEYSHILNYDMRLNVHLLGVLAGILLIGQLGEFIIRHIRFSGRRSNDKDSGGGVLAIILLGVALLVVGYLGLFFGRLIKAGVSRQREFLADASAVQFTRDNSGIAGALAKIQSHSGQSLLMNAHAEDMSHMCFGESVKVQMSGMLSTHPPLPERIKALGFSPEVLVRQQLRRQQEQAEAEVKAASVATPKAAAPGFNMPGADVLAPAAIMASIGTVQPEQLAQAEALLETIALDLHQLAHDRRQVAMLLIALMLHRQPIDKTLQPLLAKTLNDEQRQRLPALCDEVNQLQPEPRMALLNLCKLAVQELDKLQKQQLLQALLGIARQDQQISLAEFIQYTLVRQWALPKQHKGPTLSRFTQVQQALVTVLGTFVFCCGEPGRNPEKVEQFRQALSSFELAGEQALPERFEAVAFDEALDVLDRLSPLLKKPLLATLTELTLADNQVSVEERELLRAIAERLNCAMPLLPKQA
- a CDS encoding TIGR04211 family SH3 domain-containing protein, giving the protein MHKGWMAMLLWSAAGLAMAAEAEKAQETFYISDQLTAPLRSGAAREQKIVNQLKAGEVVTVLEKAPGTGFLRVRSASGIEGWIEAERVVTEPPALVRFNALKRDFDAAAGELEWIKNNAPSQEQLQQQAHELQVRVVELENQIEVLTQQNSRLEERFQSEVLYAGALVMLAGLVLGWLVSAIKGKRRDGWH
- a CDS encoding CYTH and CHAD domain-containing protein, with translation MTVEFELKLSTDPDTLDTLASTRLPEGWQTEDWQSSQLQNHYYDNEDADLLARRIALRIRGENGRYTQTIKAAGQTIGGLHQRLEFDHPVTSLALDASGFPDQEWAGWLAAQVRAELLMPVFRTDFLRRARRLRHVSGTEVELALDLGSVSTDDEQEAICEIELELKQGEAGPMFELARHLIEHHPLVPDNRSKAERGYRLLEWHTPPESRLAPLELAEDASLWTIFTEAIGTAWSHWQRYEKEFLSLPSVQSVEQMRRAVGLMRHILVCYNGLPLPEMVQRWTRQLTRMMKTLHWVRYARAQNAADRIILSTQGEHYLPHHEEFEDILPDERLFASGMEQTQQLLSSREYARFSLDMAEFLLLPPVPAPELQEQAAERATALVIRQWGDLQTIWREAPVAADFEYYTQQRRLLRRALWSSLLFGDLFEHRQRDLFIDPCRDLLAGVEDIATLNCLEQMAKQLPPETAQEVANWLAAQRETLWTALQMTRDRALRAEPDDLESD